Proteins from a single region of Macrotis lagotis isolate mMagLag1 chromosome 2, bilby.v1.9.chrom.fasta, whole genome shotgun sequence:
- the POU6F1 gene encoding POU domain, class 6, transcription factor 1 isoform X2: MDPGAGSDTSLTVNEQVIVMSGHETIRVLEVGVDAQLSTEDEGKGLASTTANSSQSCGPTEADKPTQETGPENLDPTAEAPVKSLSGITPSPVPTAATFNQVPSQPPAPQTLTPLAVQATPQVLTQENLATVLTGVMVPAGAVTQPLLIPISIAGQVAGQQGLAVWTIPTATVAALPGLTAASPTGGIFKPPLAGLQAAAVLNTTLPAPVQPAPPLQVSPPVQSRPSTAQSQTLFQPQPLLQTPPAILPQPAATPTPKPADTPTQITVQPAGFAFNPGIVIGTLPWVVNSASITAPAPAQNLQVQAVTPQLLLNAQGQVIATLASSPLAPASVRKPSTPEAPSKSEVQPIQPTPAVSQPAVVITSPAPAAKPSASAPIPITCSETPTVSQLVSKPQAPSLDEDGINLEEIREFAKNFKIRRLSLGLTQTQVGQALTATEGPAYSQSAICRFEKLDITPKSAQKLKPVLEKWLNEAELRNQEGQQNLMEFVGGEPSKKRKRRTSFTPQAIEALNAYFEKNPLPTGQEITEIAKELNYDREVVRVWFCNRRQTLKNTSKLNVFQIP, translated from the exons ATGGATCCTGGAGCAGGGTCTGATACATCTCTGACTGTCAATGAACAG GTCATCGTGATGTCTGGTCATGAGACAATCCGAGTACTGGAAGTTGGAGTGGATGCCCAGCTCTCAACCGAAGATGAAGGCAAAGGCTTGGCGAGCACGACAGCTAATAGCTCCCAGAGTTgtggccccaccgaggcagacaAGCCAACCCAAGAAACAGGGCCAGAAAATCTAGACCCCACTGCAGAGGCACCTG TAAAATCACTGTCTGGGATCACACCCAGCCCTGTGCCCACTGCTGCCACCTTTAACCAAGTACCTAGCCAGCCTCCAGCACCACAGACCTTGACACCACTGGCTGTACAAGCCACTCCCCAG GTCTTGACTCAGGAAAACTTAGCAACAGTTCTGACAGGAGTAATGGTTCCAGCAGGAGCTGTTACTCAACCTCTTCTTATCCCCATCAGTATTGCAGGTCAAGTGGCCGGTCAGCAGGGGCTGGCCGTGTGGACAATTCCTACAGCAACCGTGGCTGCCCTCCCAGGACTGACCGCTGCTTCTCCCACGGGGGGGATTTTCAAACCGCCTTTAGCTGGTTTGCAAG CGGCTGCTGTCCTGAACACCACTCTACCAGCTCCTGTGCAGCCTGCACCACCCCTGCAGGTTTCCCCGCCTGTCCAGTCCCGACCTTCTACCGCCCAGTCCCAGACGCTGTTCCAGCCCCAGCCACTGCTGCAGACCCCACCTGCCATCCTGCCACAGCCTGCTGCCACCCCTACCCCCAAGCCAGCAGACACTCCTACGCAGATCACAGTCCAGCCCGCAGGCTTCGCATTTAACCCAGGAATC GTCATTGGAACTCTTCCATGGGTGGTGAACTCAGCCAGCATAACAGCTCCAGCTCCAGCACAGAATCTACAAGTCCAAGCTGTGACTCCCCAGCTACTACTGAATGCCCAAGGCCAAGTGATTGCTACACTGGCCAGCAGCCCTCTTGCCCCTGCATCTGTCCGGAAGCCCAGTACCCCAGAGGCACCCTCCAAAAGtgag GTGCAACCCATCCAGCCCACACCAGCTGTGTCCCAGCCAGCTGTGGTCATCACCAGCCCAGCCCCAGCAGCCAAACCATCTGCTTCTGCTCCTATTCCTATCACCTGTTCAGAGACTCCTACTGTCAGTCAGCTGGTGTCTA AGCCCCAAGCCCCAAGTCTGGATGAAGATGGGATAAACTTAGAAGAGATCCGAGAGTTTGCTAAGAACTTTAAGATCCGGCGGCTTTCCCTGGGCCTCACCCAGACTCAGGTGGGGCAAGCTTTGACTGCCACAGAAGGACCTGCCTATAGCCAGTCAGCAATATGCCG GTTTGAGAAGTTAGACATCACTCCTAAGAGTGCCCAAAAGCTGAAACCTGTGCTGGAGAAGTGGCTGAATGAGGCAGAACTTCGAAACCAGGAGGGCCAGCAGAACCTGATGGAGTTTGTAGGTGGTGAGCCCTCCAAGAAACGGAAACGACGCACATCCTTCACCCCACAGGCCATCGAGGCCCTTAATGCCTACTTTGAAAAGAACCCTCTACCCACTGGTCAGGAGATCACAGAGATCGCTAAGGAGCTCAACTATGACCGAGAAGTTGTGAGGGTCTGGTTCTGCAATCGACGCCAGACTCTTAAAAACACCAGCAAGCTGAATGTCTTTCAGATTCCCTAG
- the POU6F1 gene encoding POU domain, class 6, transcription factor 1 isoform X1 produces MDPGAGSDTSLTVNEQVIVMSGHETIRVLEVGVDAQLSTEDEGKGLASTTANSSQSCGPTEADKPTQETGPENLDPTAEAPVKSLSGITPSPVPTAATFNQVPSQPPAPQTLTPLAVQATPQVLTQENLATVLTGVMVPAGAVTQPLLIPISIAGQVAGQQGLAVWTIPTATVAALPGLTAASPTGGIFKPPLAGLQAAAVLNTTLPAPVQPAPPLQVSPPVQSRPSTAQSQTLFQPQPLLQTPPAILPQPAATPTPKPADTPTQITVQPAGFAFNPGIISAASLGGQTQILGSLTTTPVIANAISSVPGITSQILTNAQGQVIGTLPWVVNSASITAPAPAQNLQVQAVTPQLLLNAQGQVIATLASSPLAPASVRKPSTPEAPSKSEVQPIQPTPAVSQPAVVITSPAPAAKPSASAPIPITCSETPTVSQLVSKPQAPSLDEDGINLEEIREFAKNFKIRRLSLGLTQTQVGQALTATEGPAYSQSAICRFEKLDITPKSAQKLKPVLEKWLNEAELRNQEGQQNLMEFVGGEPSKKRKRRTSFTPQAIEALNAYFEKNPLPTGQEITEIAKELNYDREVVRVWFCNRRQTLKNTSKLNVFQIP; encoded by the exons ATGGATCCTGGAGCAGGGTCTGATACATCTCTGACTGTCAATGAACAG GTCATCGTGATGTCTGGTCATGAGACAATCCGAGTACTGGAAGTTGGAGTGGATGCCCAGCTCTCAACCGAAGATGAAGGCAAAGGCTTGGCGAGCACGACAGCTAATAGCTCCCAGAGTTgtggccccaccgaggcagacaAGCCAACCCAAGAAACAGGGCCAGAAAATCTAGACCCCACTGCAGAGGCACCTG TAAAATCACTGTCTGGGATCACACCCAGCCCTGTGCCCACTGCTGCCACCTTTAACCAAGTACCTAGCCAGCCTCCAGCACCACAGACCTTGACACCACTGGCTGTACAAGCCACTCCCCAG GTCTTGACTCAGGAAAACTTAGCAACAGTTCTGACAGGAGTAATGGTTCCAGCAGGAGCTGTTACTCAACCTCTTCTTATCCCCATCAGTATTGCAGGTCAAGTGGCCGGTCAGCAGGGGCTGGCCGTGTGGACAATTCCTACAGCAACCGTGGCTGCCCTCCCAGGACTGACCGCTGCTTCTCCCACGGGGGGGATTTTCAAACCGCCTTTAGCTGGTTTGCAAG CGGCTGCTGTCCTGAACACCACTCTACCAGCTCCTGTGCAGCCTGCACCACCCCTGCAGGTTTCCCCGCCTGTCCAGTCCCGACCTTCTACCGCCCAGTCCCAGACGCTGTTCCAGCCCCAGCCACTGCTGCAGACCCCACCTGCCATCCTGCCACAGCCTGCTGCCACCCCTACCCCCAAGCCAGCAGACACTCCTACGCAGATCACAGTCCAGCCCGCAGGCTTCGCATTTAACCCAGGAATC ATCAGTGCTGCCTCCCTTGGGGGACAAACCCAAATCCTGGGTTCACTGACTACTACCCCAGTGATTGCCAATGCCATTTCCAGTGTGCCTGGGATCACGAGTCAGATCTTGACCAACGCACAAGGGCAG GTCATTGGAACTCTTCCATGGGTGGTGAACTCAGCCAGCATAACAGCTCCAGCTCCAGCACAGAATCTACAAGTCCAAGCTGTGACTCCCCAGCTACTACTGAATGCCCAAGGCCAAGTGATTGCTACACTGGCCAGCAGCCCTCTTGCCCCTGCATCTGTCCGGAAGCCCAGTACCCCAGAGGCACCCTCCAAAAGtgag GTGCAACCCATCCAGCCCACACCAGCTGTGTCCCAGCCAGCTGTGGTCATCACCAGCCCAGCCCCAGCAGCCAAACCATCTGCTTCTGCTCCTATTCCTATCACCTGTTCAGAGACTCCTACTGTCAGTCAGCTGGTGTCTA AGCCCCAAGCCCCAAGTCTGGATGAAGATGGGATAAACTTAGAAGAGATCCGAGAGTTTGCTAAGAACTTTAAGATCCGGCGGCTTTCCCTGGGCCTCACCCAGACTCAGGTGGGGCAAGCTTTGACTGCCACAGAAGGACCTGCCTATAGCCAGTCAGCAATATGCCG GTTTGAGAAGTTAGACATCACTCCTAAGAGTGCCCAAAAGCTGAAACCTGTGCTGGAGAAGTGGCTGAATGAGGCAGAACTTCGAAACCAGGAGGGCCAGCAGAACCTGATGGAGTTTGTAGGTGGTGAGCCCTCCAAGAAACGGAAACGACGCACATCCTTCACCCCACAGGCCATCGAGGCCCTTAATGCCTACTTTGAAAAGAACCCTCTACCCACTGGTCAGGAGATCACAGAGATCGCTAAGGAGCTCAACTATGACCGAGAAGTTGTGAGGGTCTGGTTCTGCAATCGACGCCAGACTCTTAAAAACACCAGCAAGCTGAATGTCTTTCAGATTCCCTAG